A stretch of Saccharothrix texasensis DNA encodes these proteins:
- the rocD gene encoding ornithine--oxo-acid transaminase, whose amino-acid sequence MTAMAAALSSQRFISLDEEWSTHNYHPLPVVISHGEGAWVTDVDGRRYLDFLSGYSSLNFGHRHPDLVAAAVEQLGRVTLTSRAFHHDQFGPFCRELAELTGTEMVLAMNSGAEAVESAIKVARKWAYRVKGVPAGTAEIVVAGSNFHGRTTTIVSFSTDDTAREDFGPFTPGFKVVEYGSLDALRDAITERTAAVLLEPIQGEAGVVVPPAGYLAGVRALCDEHDVLMIADEIQSGLGRTGELLALDHEGVRADLYTLGKALGGGIMPVSAVVGSRAVLGVLRPGEHGSTFGGNPLACAVGRAVVRLLATGEFQQRSRELGAHLHARLGELVGHGVAEVRGRGLWAGVEIAPGGPRGRAASEALAGLGVLCKETQDTTLRVAPPLVITREELDRGIDAVGEVLSTQRDPRARFA is encoded by the coding sequence ATGACCGCCATGGCCGCAGCTCTGAGCTCCCAGCGCTTCATCTCGCTCGACGAGGAATGGAGCACGCACAACTACCACCCGCTGCCGGTCGTGATCTCGCACGGCGAGGGAGCGTGGGTCACCGACGTGGACGGTCGGCGCTACCTGGACTTCCTGTCCGGCTACTCGTCGCTGAACTTCGGCCACCGCCACCCCGACCTCGTCGCCGCCGCGGTCGAGCAGCTCGGCCGGGTCACGCTGACCAGCCGCGCGTTCCACCACGACCAGTTCGGCCCGTTCTGCCGCGAGCTGGCCGAGCTGACCGGCACCGAGATGGTGCTGGCGATGAACTCCGGCGCGGAGGCCGTCGAGTCGGCGATCAAGGTCGCCCGGAAGTGGGCGTACCGGGTGAAGGGCGTGCCCGCGGGCACGGCCGAGATCGTGGTCGCCGGGTCGAACTTCCACGGCCGCACCACCACGATCGTCTCGTTCTCGACCGACGACACCGCCCGCGAGGACTTCGGGCCGTTCACACCGGGCTTCAAGGTCGTCGAGTACGGCTCGCTGGACGCGTTGCGCGACGCGATCACCGAGCGGACCGCCGCGGTGCTGCTGGAGCCGATCCAGGGCGAGGCGGGCGTGGTCGTGCCGCCCGCGGGCTACCTGGCGGGCGTGCGGGCGCTGTGCGACGAGCACGACGTGCTGATGATCGCCGACGAGATCCAGTCCGGGCTGGGCCGCACCGGCGAGCTGCTGGCGCTGGACCACGAGGGCGTGCGCGCCGACCTCTACACGCTGGGCAAGGCGCTGGGCGGCGGCATCATGCCGGTGTCGGCGGTGGTCGGCAGCCGCGCGGTGCTCGGCGTGCTGCGGCCCGGCGAGCACGGGTCGACGTTCGGCGGCAACCCGCTGGCGTGCGCGGTCGGGCGGGCCGTGGTGCGGCTGCTCGCGACCGGCGAGTTCCAGCAGCGGTCCCGCGAGCTGGGCGCCCACCTGCACGCGCGGCTGGGCGAGCTGGTCGGGCACGGCGTGGCGGAGGTGCGCGGTCGCGGGCTGTGGGCCGGTGTCGAGATCGCGCCCGGCGGACCGCGCGGGCGGGCGGCGTCGGAGGCGCTGGCCGGGCTGGGCGTGCTGTGCAAGGAGACCCAGGACACCACGCTGCGCGTCGCTCCCCCGCTCGTCATCACGCGCGAGGAGCTGGACCGCGGGATCGACGCTGTCGGCGAGGTGTTGAGCACTCAGCGCGACCCTCGTGCCCGGTTTGCCTGA
- a CDS encoding DUF2252 domain-containing protein codes for MGERKRARAAVALGQWVEPEEVLARGRELRAAVSHQAHREPVFAPDRPSVVDFVDASNEGRLPHLVPLRIGRMLVSPFAFFRGSAGLMAGDLAVGPRSGLDAQLCGDAHAANFGLYGTPEGRIVMDINDFDETLPGPWEWDLKRLATSLVLAGREGGVSEKGCRDAASDAVRAYRGAARHLAEIPFMESWNALGDESALSKSKADDLLDDFTKAASKARKNTSARVAAKWTRREGEHIRFVADPPVLSRISDETAATVVAALPSYVDTLRESRYNLIMRYSVSDVAFRVVGTGSVGWRNYLILLHGNGDEALVLQAKEARPSALAPFLGASARNAGQSGKHEGKRIVHGARLVQAETDILLGWTTIEGRDYIVRQFRNRKGEIDATTLKRDDLDDYGRLAGALLARAHSRSVDPRLLAGYCAGGEELDEAIARYALGYADRTCADHEELVAAVRSGRLPADRE; via the coding sequence ATGGGTGAACGCAAGCGGGCTCGCGCGGCCGTCGCGCTGGGACAGTGGGTCGAGCCGGAAGAGGTCCTGGCTCGCGGACGGGAGCTGCGGGCGGCGGTGAGCCACCAGGCGCACCGGGAGCCGGTGTTCGCGCCGGACCGGCCGTCCGTGGTCGACTTCGTGGACGCGTCGAACGAGGGACGCCTGCCGCACCTCGTGCCGCTGCGGATCGGCCGGATGCTCGTCTCGCCGTTCGCGTTCTTCCGCGGCAGCGCCGGGCTGATGGCGGGCGACCTGGCCGTGGGCCCGCGCAGCGGGCTGGACGCGCAGCTGTGCGGTGACGCGCACGCGGCCAACTTCGGCCTGTACGGCACGCCCGAGGGCCGGATCGTGATGGACATCAACGACTTCGACGAGACGCTGCCCGGCCCGTGGGAGTGGGACCTGAAGCGGCTGGCGACGTCGCTGGTGCTGGCGGGCCGGGAGGGCGGCGTGTCGGAGAAGGGCTGCCGCGACGCGGCGTCCGACGCGGTGCGCGCCTACCGGGGCGCGGCGCGGCACCTGGCCGAGATCCCGTTCATGGAGTCGTGGAACGCGCTGGGTGACGAGTCGGCGTTGTCCAAGTCGAAGGCCGACGACCTGCTGGACGACTTCACGAAGGCCGCGTCCAAGGCGCGCAAGAACACCAGCGCGCGGGTGGCGGCGAAGTGGACCCGGCGCGAGGGCGAGCACATCCGGTTCGTGGCGGACCCGCCCGTGCTGTCCCGGATCTCCGACGAGACGGCGGCGACCGTCGTGGCCGCCCTGCCGTCCTATGTGGACACGCTGCGCGAGTCGCGGTACAACCTGATCATGCGCTACAGCGTGTCGGACGTGGCGTTCCGCGTGGTCGGCACCGGCAGCGTCGGCTGGCGCAACTACCTGATCCTGCTGCACGGCAACGGCGACGAGGCGCTGGTGCTGCAGGCGAAGGAGGCGCGCCCGTCGGCGCTGGCGCCGTTCCTCGGCGCGTCCGCGAGGAACGCCGGCCAGTCGGGCAAGCACGAGGGCAAGCGGATCGTGCACGGCGCGCGGCTCGTGCAGGCCGAGACCGACATCCTGCTCGGCTGGACCACGATCGAGGGCCGGGACTACATCGTCCGGCAGTTCCGCAACCGCAAGGGCGAGATCGACGCGACCACGCTGAAGCGGGACGACCTGGACGACTACGGCCGGCTCGCGGGCGCGCTGCTGGCCCGCGCGCACAGCCGGTCGGTCGACCCGCGACTGCTGGCCGGGTACTGCGCGGGCGGCGAGGAGTTGGACGAGGCGATCGCCCGGTACGCGCTGGGCTACGCCGACCGGACGTGCGCCGACCACGAGGAACTGGTCGCGGCGGTCAGGTCCGGGCGGTTGCCCGCTGATCGCGAGTGA